Below is a window of Xiphophorus couchianus chromosome 1, X_couchianus-1.0, whole genome shotgun sequence DNA.
TTAGAGGAAAATGTAGACTTCATTTTTCCCTGTTTTGATCCATTAAAATCTTTCTGAGAACTTCCGCctgaatgttttcctttctttccaaAGCCTTCCAAGCTGCTGCCCAAAAGATTGTTGAAGCGTTAAACTTAAGACACTTTCCAAGTGGAAATTATGCAGATCAGTCTGTAGGCAGGACTTCGTGTTTTTACTCACACTTACCCACCCcaacaaaacattcagagcCCCTATTTTATTGGCatctggtagaaaaaaaaatcaagaaataagTTACACAATgaataagttatttatttcattaaatagaccataaaacaatattacaatCTGCAGCCTTTCAAGGGCCTGAATCCATGTTGAACCTTTATAATAACTTCATGAAGTCGGTGTAACAAAGGTTGTAAACATGAGTCTGAACTTCAGCAGTGTAAACGTAACTGGATTTCATCCACAAAtctctgtaaaaaataaatccaacgCAGGTAGTTACCATGTCAACTAAACCAATGCTGGCAAAAAATTTACATATGGGAATAAATTATCATAAGGGTGAAATTTGATTTGAACTAAGTAGGCCTCCTTTGtctggaaaaattaaataataggCAGAAGACCTAAAGGGGATTAGGATAGTATGTAGAAAGAAGcaactctttaaaaaaagaaaaaaataactaagtTAAGTGATTCCTTGATCACATTTCATTTGAACTTTAGGTGTGGGTTTTTGTATTCAGATATCTAATTACATCTTTTAATGTAATACGTTCTATTTGGAACATGTgcaacaaaaattcaaaaagttaGGTTGCTGCATGTTAAGATCTGTTTGCCTAGTTTATCAAATAGGCAAATTGATCAAATCAAAACCTGAAAATTATGACAGAAAACACTTCAAGGTCTCTTCTGATAATAGGGTGTGTTCACCAAACACATGCTTCACTGTCAGATTTAGCATCAGTCCGaatgtttaaaatgatctgaaaatatTACATCTGTGAATATGTTAGACGCCTTAAGTAGAattatcaggaaaaaaacaacaacttgtgCAAACAGAACATAGGCACAAGCCCAGCTTGTACCTTTAATTATGTGCTCTCTTAAGGAAAACAGTATTGGTTGAGGCTGGTTTTAGTGACATTAGCACAACTTTGCAATAAGCACTACTCAGtaattacacataaaaaaaactgcaggacaaaTATATCTCAATAAAATAGAATATCAGGTCAAGAAAAGTAATCTAACTGTCATTACACATAGTgatatatttgaaatgtttttgtttttatttcgaTCATTCTAGCTTAGTTAATGAAAACCTCTaatcacaaacagaaacaaacacatgaaaaatataTCAATCTGTGGGTAATAACtacaaattttgtttatttaaactaaaaaaaaacaacaactgatgACTTTGTAATTAATTGAGAAatacttctcagtgaaaaatgttaaatgaggTAAGTGTGTTTCCTCCACTACTAGAGAAATACTGAGTGCCGTACTTTATTGTTGTAGGGTTGAACAGTAAAAATGTCTCTTAAAAATACTGACCGGTAGGATAttcagtcaaaaacaaatcacagtgaaaccaaaataaaataaatgagtgacagatgATAACATAAGTACAGCAGTGTATCATGTACACAATAACAATGTCAGTTAGGCATGGGTCAGTGATGGTATCAAGGTATAGCTTGGTTTAAAACCGTTAATGCTAGAAGTTTCTGTCTCATCGTTCCTGTGgcttaaagtcattttaatgagaatGAAGAGGAATACTGGACGGGTCGTGTTCTCCTACTTGTTGATATGCATGGCCAGTCGGCTGACTGGACAAAGGCTACTATTTTTCCCCCTCATCTTCAATTctaaagctgctttttaaattagGTGGTTTTACATTGAATTACACCTAACAGGTATTCTTTGCTGTTATTTTCCACATCACACCTTGATATGATGTGGAAGCATTTTGCAAATCaggattttttacatttattcacagtTTAACAGACTCCAAGTGTTACTCTATAAAGAATGCCAAAAACATATAATGCTCTCCATAAGAAGCTCTTAAAAGCAACCAAATGCATaccttttttcttattaataccatgatgcagtttttctttttactaaaagTTATGCCATAAGACAGTTTTACTGGCCCATGCCTAATGTAAGTCACTTGTTTTGCATTACTCATTGGAAGGTGTCTATCTTTTCTGCCACACACATCCCGTCCTGTTGGGCTCGCTCAGGAGCCTTCCCTGCCTCTCGGCGTGAGTGTGCTGCCCCGGCGGCAGCAGGATGTAGTGTGTGGTGCTGGCCTGTTTGCCGTCCTTCAAAATGGGAACGATGCAGGGAGAAAACTGTGCCGCCGGCGGGGCCCTTTCACTCTGCTGCCTCTGTACGGTCTTGCTCACATAATTTGGATTAGCAGCGAAACTCTTCGTGATGGGCATCATGCCGTTGATGTATATCCGGAGACTTTTGGGGCTCGGGGTGCGCGGCGGGCAGGGCGGGACCAAGGGGACGCGTGGGGGGACCTTGGGAGGCTTTTCGTCGTCGTTGTCGCTCGCTGGCTTTGAGGAAGCTGAGGGTTTAGGCGGGATGGGGATGCGAGGAGGGATTCGAGGTTTTTCAGGGAGGACGGGCGGATAACTCATATGCGCGTCAGAAGGAAGACCCGAGCAGGAAAATCGGTTTCTGGAGGATGGCTGGGCTTGGTCTGACAGTTTGCCTCCAATAGAAGACACCTCGTGCTGGTTGTCTCTTTTCTCTTGAGCAAATTGATCAAAGTTTGCTGCAATTCTGCTTCCTCTGCCCAGTGGTCTGTCCTCTCTGCTTGGCCAGGAGAAAGCGATGGAGTCGGATCCAGCAGACCTGATCCCCAGTGAGCCCACCTGGTAGGCAAAATTTACCTGACCAcagtttttgttgctgcttctGGTCATCGCCTTCGGGCAGCTTTTGGGCAGGAGGCGCTGACGGTCACTGGCAAAGAATTCAACCTCACTGTCTGCAGCTTCATCTGACATAAAGTCCTCAGGGTCAGGCAAAGGAGGGAGGGGTTTGGCCTCTTTCTGGCGGCCTCTTCTCTGGGACGAAGGGACCACCTGGTCTCCCTCGCAGGGATGCGGAACATTAGCCGACGTTAACCGGTAAGCATCGGAGTAGAAAGCAGGAAACCGGGTGGCTGTGGAAGGAAAGAGACACAAAGCATTAAACCAAATTAAACCCCCAAACTGCCCTTTAACTAAGAACTTGTCAAGTTGAGAGGAAGTGTCTGTTATCACTGTTTCTTCCtgcagaggagaaagaaaaaacacctcagaggaagaaacatggaaaaacaaccCACGGTGAAAACAGATAGTGGACAGGAAGCAATTGTGAAAACACCCGCCTAACCTATCGCCTTCTTCGTCAAACATCAGCCACAACACCCTGATTAACACAGGAACTGTCATTATCTGCAAAACAGGCCATAATCTTAACTAAGCTTCCCATAACCTTCTTTGTGGAAACATCCAACGTGTCCCAGACTGCGGGAACAGCTGGTGACCCAGGAGCGATATCGTCCCTACTCTGACATGAAACTCAGCTCCGTGATGCCCGACTCATTCTCCttctgagatgtttttttggGCCAAGTAAGATTTAACTAAGGAATATAATCTCTGATGctaataaatggaaataatacATGGATTTAACATTAAACTGTTATATTTAAACTGCACATATTTATTGTGAAGTAACAATTGCAAAGTATCTAATGTTAAGTTACAATAGtctatgcaaaaaataataatatacacTTGTTGACTCATGTGGTTGAGAGTGTATAAAAGACTCACACTAAATATAAcacaataatgtaaaaatttagagaaatgaaacttttaatttgattttaatttgtttaatgagtatgaaaaaataaatcccacaTAAAGAAATAATTGCTTTCAACAAATATCACCTTTGTtatatttgaaaagtttaatgtAAGGggcaaatcaaatttttatccataaaaataaagtaaaataatttttaacatgaaatactttaataaaacaaagcagggaaaatctttaataataataataataataataataataataataataataataataataataaaaaggtatACCATTTCTTGACTTTTTTGGGCTTAAGGTTTTCTATTTTGTGGGcccacaaaatgtatttaatttattaccagcaacaaaaatgtgaactttCTTCATTCAGTTTAACTTAATGATCAGGTGTGCCCAACtctgtttttgagtaaaaaaaaaaaaaaaaggtcagaattTCTACATGTTTGAATCTGGATGTTTGCAGCTCTACCTAAGAACATggcaaataaactaaaaatactttgttacaaattacaaaatgtttcgATTTGCGTTAACCTCGCTTGCTGGAGGGCCCAAGCTAAATTATTCCAAGGGCCACAAAAAGCCCttggaataatttaaataatttaaagccCTTGGAATAATtggaataataatttaaaagccCCCTTTGTACACCCCTTAGGGAATTATGGATTAATAATTACATATTCCTAGAGTCTAGGATTTTTCAGCTACTGCGGTATAAATATAATGCTAAACAGAAGTCCTTCCCTAAATCCCACTTAGAAAAATAGGATAGTAGAGACCTTATGTGGGATTTCACTCTCTTCTCTTGCGACAAAAATCACTCAAATCAaaggttgtatttttattcaggttTTCAGTGTGAGGTGATGCTACTGCAAGGAAAGATTAGCTCTTGTTGAGGCTTTTCACACCGGGTGTTCCAATAAAAGTGGAGGGCGCGGCAACCCGTTGTATCTTCCTCAGATACTGTTCAGCAagttaaaaataacagtaataTCTGACTCACGGTTAAACTCCCTGGCCGTTTGTTGCTGCTGAAGCTCTGCCAGGTTGTGGTCCATGTCAGCGCTCAGGCCGAAGCACACTCTGCAAAGCAAAGCAGCCTGAGCAACACGT
It encodes the following:
- the errfi1b gene encoding ERBB receptor feedback inhibitor 1, with product MEGNQSNYWGRQELHGVCFGLSADMDHNLAELQQQQTAREFNPTRFPAFYSDAYRLTSANVPHPCEGDQVVPSSQRRGRQKEAKPLPPLPDPEDFMSDEAADSEVEFFASDRQRLLPKSCPKAMTRSSNKNCGQVNFAYQVGSLGIRSAGSDSIAFSWPSREDRPLGRGSRIAANFDQFAQEKRDNQHEVSSIGGKLSDQAQPSSRNRFSCSGLPSDAHMSYPPVLPEKPRIPPRIPIPPKPSASSKPASDNDDEKPPKVPPRVPLVPPCPPRTPSPKSLRIYINGMMPITKSFAANPNYVSKTVQRQQSERAPPAAQFSPCIVPILKDGKQASTTHYILLPPGQHTHAERQGRLLSEPNRTGCVWQKR